From Thermogladius calderae 1633, a single genomic window includes:
- a CDS encoding ABC transporter ATP-binding protein, giving the protein MSESVVVNNLRKVYRGGVVAVDGLTFTVKRGEIYGLVGPNGSGKTTTLRIISTLLKPTSGDVFVEGYSVVRQPMAVRGVISYLPEEAGAYRDLTGYDFIEFMLSIRFKGRELEERVDEAISISDLGEFIEKPVKKYSKGMKRILALSVALAIHPRVLVLDEPTSGLDVEKSMFVRELIKRYREREGVTVILSSHNMLEVENLCDRVGVIYKGKLIAEGEVHRLKSAYSASNLEEVFLRAVKQHGV; this is encoded by the coding sequence ATGAGCGAGAGCGTCGTCGTTAACAACCTTAGAAAGGTCTACCGTGGAGGAGTAGTCGCGGTCGACGGGTTGACCTTCACCGTTAAGAGGGGGGAGATCTACGGGCTTGTCGGGCCGAACGGGAGCGGAAAGACGACTACGCTGAGGATAATCTCCACCCTACTGAAGCCGACGAGCGGCGACGTTTTCGTGGAGGGGTACAGCGTGGTACGCCAGCCGATGGCTGTGAGGGGGGTGATCAGCTACCTCCCGGAGGAGGCGGGGGCTTACAGAGACCTCACCGGCTACGACTTCATCGAGTTCATGCTCTCGATAAGGTTCAAGGGGAGAGAACTAGAAGAGAGAGTCGACGAAGCGATATCGATAAGCGACTTAGGCGAGTTCATCGAGAAGCCCGTGAAGAAGTACAGTAAGGGCATGAAAAGGATTCTAGCCTTGAGCGTCGCGCTGGCTATTCACCCCAGGGTGCTCGTCCTAGACGAGCCCACCTCGGGCCTGGACGTGGAGAAGAGCATGTTTGTTAGGGAGCTGATCAAGAGGTACAGGGAGCGAGAGGGCGTCACTGTGATCTTGAGCAGCCACAACATGCTCGAGGTCGAGAACCTCTGCGACAGGGTGGGCGTCATATATAAGGGAAAACTGATAGCGGAGGGGGAGGTACACAGGCTCAAATCGGCTTACTCGGCCTCTAACCTCGAAGAGGTGTTCTTGAGGGCGGTGAAGCAACATGGTGTTTAA
- the folP gene encoding dihydropteroate synthase — MPQIDAVIAGVRVGDNSPVRLMGVVNVSPESFYKGSVKADAGELIRTVEAFLRSNTDFLDIGGRSTAPYLKTDVPLEVELERVVWAVKLVRDVFGDKVPISIDTTRSRVAEEALRAGANIVNDVSGLREDPRMAVVAREYGAPLILVARVSSYRSGVSPIDQVIGAVKESLSRAVESGVDEKLIVVDPGIGFNRFQDLPWYVWDSMVLAELEKLRGLGRPILVGVSRKSFIGEITGRKDPAERLYGSLGATAIAVYNGAHIVRTHDPAETLDVVKVASFIRLYKTRQMSW; from the coding sequence GTGCCGCAGATCGACGCTGTGATAGCCGGTGTGAGGGTCGGCGACAACAGCCCTGTCAGGCTCATGGGCGTCGTCAACGTGTCCCCGGAGTCCTTCTACAAGGGTAGCGTGAAAGCGGATGCGGGGGAGCTCATTAGAACCGTCGAGGCGTTCTTGAGGAGCAACACCGACTTCCTGGACATCGGTGGGAGGTCTACGGCGCCCTACCTCAAGACAGACGTGCCACTCGAGGTAGAGCTGGAGAGAGTCGTCTGGGCTGTGAAACTAGTCAGAGACGTGTTCGGCGACAAGGTCCCGATATCGATCGACACCACCAGGTCTAGGGTCGCAGAGGAGGCTCTTCGGGCCGGGGCAAACATAGTAAACGACGTCTCGGGATTACGCGAGGACCCTAGAATGGCCGTAGTGGCGAGGGAGTACGGTGCCCCGTTGATCCTCGTTGCCAGGGTGTCCTCGTATAGGAGCGGCGTCAGCCCGATCGACCAGGTCATCGGGGCGGTTAAAGAGTCCCTATCGAGGGCCGTGGAGAGCGGTGTCGACGAGAAGCTCATCGTAGTAGACCCCGGTATAGGGTTCAACAGGTTCCAGGATCTACCGTGGTACGTGTGGGACTCCATGGTCCTAGCCGAGCTAGAGAAGCTGAGGGGGCTAGGGCGGCCCATCCTGGTCGGCGTGTCTAGGAAGTCGTTCATAGGAGAGATCACGGGCCGTAAAGACCCTGCTGAGAGGCTGTACGGCAGCCTTGGCGCGACCGCGATCGCCGTCTACAACGGGGCACACATAGTGAGGACCCACGACCCGGCGGAGACACTTGACGTTGTCAAGGTAGCGTCCTTCATCAGGCTCTACAAGACCCGGCAGATGTCCTGGTAG
- a CDS encoding cation diffusion facilitator family transporter, which yields MNPVELSIVLNSVSTVLFVVSLFFSSSISVQIGALNELTDTIGLIAMMVGLRRVRRSLEYPFGVERRSYATSLIALMIFSGSILGFAVNRVVSALGRMPDVYSTPISLHAVLVSTVLNTVPLFYSAYYLTRENTDPVAKGTMVDSLADTLVGIISFIALYTGSSLVDVVGSVIITGVVVAISFSIGYRFYRVLTGHAPPKGVLVKVLNSVLSLREVKDVNVFKAAMLTEDEYLLVLEVEVDENMDVRRAEELANSIESKVKEVDPRFKYVYVEIVPARREPPSYKEIISEITSLDE from the coding sequence TTGAATCCGGTCGAGCTGAGTATCGTCCTCAACTCGGTCTCGACCGTACTGTTCGTAGTAAGCCTGTTCTTCTCGAGCTCAATCAGCGTGCAAATAGGCGCGCTGAACGAGTTGACGGACACTATTGGGCTCATAGCAATGATGGTCGGGCTGAGGAGGGTGCGTAGAAGCCTCGAGTACCCGTTCGGGGTCGAGAGGAGGTCTTACGCGACTAGCCTCATTGCTTTGATGATATTCTCGGGCTCGATCCTCGGGTTTGCGGTGAACAGGGTTGTCTCGGCTCTCGGCAGGATGCCTGATGTGTACTCTACACCCATCTCGCTACACGCAGTCCTAGTCTCGACAGTCCTAAACACCGTGCCCCTATTCTACAGTGCCTACTACTTGACGAGGGAGAACACAGACCCGGTGGCCAAGGGCACGATGGTGGACTCGTTGGCCGATACTCTCGTGGGGATTATCTCCTTTATAGCACTGTACACGGGATCGAGCCTTGTGGACGTGGTAGGTAGCGTAATAATAACAGGAGTCGTAGTCGCGATATCCTTCTCCATCGGTTACAGGTTCTACAGGGTGTTGACCGGTCACGCGCCACCGAAAGGCGTACTGGTTAAAGTGCTCAACAGCGTCCTCTCCCTCCGTGAAGTCAAAGACGTGAACGTCTTCAAGGCGGCCATGTTGACCGAGGACGAGTACCTTCTCGTGTTGGAGGTAGAGGTGGACGAGAACATGGACGTGAGGAGAGCAGAGGAGCTGGCCAACTCCATTGAGAGCAAGGTCAAGGAGGTCGACCCTAGGTTCAAGTACGTCTACGTCGAGATCGTCCCCGCGAGGAGAGAGCCGCCATCGTACAAGGAGATAATAAGCGAAATAACTTCCCTGGACGAGTAG
- a CDS encoding carboxypeptidase M32, producing MVDSLVFENEVVKEILEKYRAIWAIGHAQALLSWDSETYMPRGGVEERAVARAELSLLAQKLILSPEFTQLVEKAEKVENLNDYERGVVRVLSREIRIMRAIPPRLLAELEKTTQEAMHAWRAAKETDDFNKFKPYLEKIVKLTREKADCLGWKDHPYDALLDLYEEGLTTRDVDNILTPLTSELKSILEKVEAEGRYPRKHPLEDVKYERAWMEAVNSEVLKLLGYPLGERARLDVSAHPFTIEIGLDDVRITTRYEGFDFKRSLLSTVHEFGHATYELQIDPALKYTPIATGVSLGVHEGQSRFWENIVGRSREFVQLVYPVLKKHLPFIEKYTPEDVYLYFNVVRPSLIRTEADEVTYNLHIALRARLEKLMLTGEVKVGDLPELWNNYMEELLGVRPGRHSEGVLQDIHWSMGSIGYFPTYTLGNIVAAQMMYAMEREVGLREKVAKGDFSAIKEWQKNRVHRFGSTYPPKELLKRALGGEYNVEYLLKYLREKYLSH from the coding sequence ATGGTGGACTCTTTGGTTTTCGAAAACGAGGTCGTGAAGGAGATCCTCGAGAAGTACAGGGCGATATGGGCAATAGGGCACGCCCAGGCCCTCCTCTCGTGGGACAGCGAGACCTACATGCCTAGGGGAGGGGTGGAGGAGAGGGCTGTCGCTAGAGCCGAGTTGAGCCTCCTAGCCCAGAAACTCATTCTCAGCCCCGAGTTCACGCAACTAGTCGAGAAAGCCGAGAAGGTCGAGAACCTCAACGACTACGAGAGGGGCGTCGTGAGGGTTCTGTCGAGGGAGATAAGGATCATGAGGGCCATACCCCCGCGGCTGTTGGCCGAACTGGAGAAGACGACGCAGGAGGCCATGCACGCCTGGAGGGCGGCCAAGGAGACCGACGACTTCAACAAGTTCAAGCCGTACCTGGAGAAGATCGTGAAGCTGACCAGGGAGAAGGCAGACTGCCTAGGATGGAAAGACCACCCCTACGACGCGCTACTAGACTTGTACGAGGAGGGGTTGACAACAAGGGACGTCGACAACATCTTGACACCCCTTACCTCGGAGCTCAAGAGCATACTCGAAAAGGTCGAGGCGGAGGGCAGGTACCCCAGGAAGCACCCGTTGGAGGACGTGAAGTACGAGAGGGCGTGGATGGAGGCTGTGAACAGCGAGGTGTTGAAGCTACTGGGTTACCCTCTAGGCGAGAGGGCCCGGCTCGACGTGTCGGCCCACCCGTTTACGATCGAGATAGGGCTGGACGACGTCAGGATAACCACTAGGTACGAGGGGTTCGACTTCAAGAGGTCGCTGCTATCCACAGTCCACGAGTTCGGGCACGCGACCTACGAGCTACAGATAGACCCCGCCCTCAAGTACACCCCGATCGCCACGGGGGTTAGCCTAGGCGTACACGAAGGGCAGAGCAGGTTCTGGGAGAACATCGTGGGGCGTAGCCGGGAGTTCGTCCAGCTCGTCTACCCCGTGCTGAAGAAGCACCTCCCGTTCATAGAGAAGTACACCCCCGAGGACGTCTACTTGTACTTCAACGTCGTGAGGCCGAGCCTCATCAGGACAGAGGCCGACGAGGTCACGTACAACCTACACATAGCGTTGAGAGCGAGGCTCGAGAAACTCATGTTGACGGGTGAGGTAAAGGTGGGAGACCTCCCAGAGCTCTGGAACAACTACATGGAAGAGCTACTCGGCGTCAGGCCGGGTAGGCACAGCGAGGGTGTTCTCCAGGACATCCACTGGAGCATGGGCTCTATAGGGTACTTCCCAACATATACTCTCGGGAACATCGTAGCCGCGCAGATGATGTACGCCATGGAGAGAGAAGTCGGCCTGAGAGAGAAGGTGGCGAAGGGCGATTTCAGCGCTATCAAGGAGTGGCAGAAGAACAGGGTACACAGGTTCGGGAGCACCTACCCGCCGAAGGAGCTCCTAAAGAGAGCGCTTGGCGGCGAGTACAACGTAGAGTACCTCCTCAAGTACTTGAGAGAGAAGTACCTTAGCCACTAG
- a CDS encoding sugar phosphate nucleotidyltransferase translates to MRPPVVILAGGLGTRLRPLTEVLPKPMVPLGGKPLIAHLVERFRETGFHRVYIAANYKGALIKEYVETTGMPAEVRILDSKDTIDGVRLIAEELGDEVVVSMGDLVTSIDVGDQYKLHRETGADATISLTSVDNPLQYGLVMVDESKRILLFTEKPVSLEVYLLSLAFYKTKGVSTYSNLVNAGIYVLGENAMKLITANKSLLDFGRHLFPLMVEEGYRCYGYVVPTGVYWEDIGTIEKYKRAMWDMISGNVPGFKLNGETVSSGVHIHKTADVRGEILPPVYIGEGVVVEEGAVVGPYVSLEGGNFVGRGSRVENSILWQRVAVGRNTYVRESILLNDSVLSDGVKVVDSVIGSGNKVVEDVFSKVLPNKVV, encoded by the coding sequence ATGAGACCACCGGTTGTCATCCTCGCGGGAGGTCTGGGCACACGGCTAAGGCCCTTAACAGAGGTCCTCCCCAAACCCATGGTACCGCTTGGCGGGAAACCGCTTATAGCCCACCTCGTTGAGAGGTTTCGGGAGACCGGGTTTCACAGGGTCTACATCGCCGCGAACTACAAGGGAGCCCTGATTAAGGAGTACGTCGAGACGACGGGGATGCCCGCCGAGGTCAGGATACTCGACTCAAAGGACACTATAGACGGGGTGAGGCTCATAGCCGAGGAGCTGGGAGACGAGGTCGTCGTCTCCATGGGAGACTTGGTGACGAGCATCGACGTAGGCGACCAGTACAAACTCCACCGCGAGACCGGCGCGGACGCGACCATATCCCTGACCAGCGTTGACAACCCGCTGCAGTACGGGCTCGTGATGGTGGACGAGAGTAAGAGGATACTCCTATTCACCGAGAAGCCTGTAAGCCTCGAGGTCTACCTACTCAGCCTCGCCTTCTACAAGACGAAAGGTGTGAGCACCTACAGCAACCTTGTAAACGCGGGTATCTACGTGCTAGGCGAGAATGCTATGAAGCTGATAACGGCCAACAAGTCCCTACTAGACTTCGGGAGACACTTGTTCCCACTCATGGTCGAGGAGGGCTACAGGTGCTATGGGTACGTGGTTCCTACAGGGGTCTACTGGGAGGACATAGGGACGATAGAGAAGTACAAGAGGGCGATGTGGGACATGATCAGCGGGAACGTCCCCGGCTTCAAGCTGAACGGCGAGACGGTGTCCAGCGGAGTGCACATACACAAGACCGCCGACGTCAGGGGCGAAATACTACCGCCGGTTTACATAGGCGAAGGTGTAGTCGTAGAGGAGGGGGCAGTGGTAGGCCCATACGTGAGCTTGGAGGGGGGTAACTTCGTCGGGCGGGGTAGCCGCGTGGAGAACTCCATTCTATGGCAGAGAGTCGCCGTCGGCCGCAACACGTACGTCAGAGAGTCTATATTGTTGAACGACTCAGTTTTAAGTGATGGTGTGAAGGTTGTCGATTCTGTCATCGGCTCGGGTAACAAGGTCGTCGAGGACGTTTTCTCGAAAGTCCTACCCAACAAGGTGGTCTAG
- a CDS encoding phosphoglucomutase/phosphomannomutase alpha/beta/alpha domain I: MPQFYDNRIIGVPNRDFTPDEAARLGEQFGSALGKGSVVVSGRDYNPASRMLKRAFTSGLMSVGVEVMDFHESLSGEISFSIKRFGAKGGFLFTTSHSVKDSIMLKLFRSPGYEILASRLSIGESEVKRVGLGEIGWVMYSEYIHKLYVSALLSFVKVDEIITRGFRVVVHTAYSPADTIVPDVLKALEVDYVLLHNVKAKAYESMYPFTKELERVADIVRATEAEIGVVVNNDASSLVVLDEKGRILLPEELMLLITLNAPRGSQIVAEARVPGVFKELLASREVLVAEVGSEENLIDAMYKTRPFIALRHTGHFAVPLFSLGYDALITLVKLLESLAFAKMRPSALVDKYRSRAYVEVGRVKAEEVGAAKKGLMPTIYGFSEYTREGLRYLVFNPDDQTYSLLEPRL; encoded by the coding sequence GTGCCCCAGTTCTACGACAACAGGATTATAGGCGTCCCGAACAGGGACTTCACCCCGGACGAGGCTGCGAGGCTGGGGGAGCAGTTCGGCTCCGCACTGGGCAAGGGATCCGTGGTCGTTAGTGGAAGAGACTACAACCCGGCCTCCAGGATGTTGAAGAGGGCCTTCACCTCCGGGCTCATGAGCGTGGGAGTAGAGGTAATGGACTTCCACGAGTCGCTCAGCGGGGAGATCTCTTTCAGCATAAAGAGGTTCGGGGCTAAGGGTGGCTTCCTGTTCACGACATCGCACTCCGTGAAAGACTCCATCATGTTAAAGCTGTTCAGGTCCCCCGGCTACGAAATACTCGCGAGTAGGCTGAGCATTGGGGAGTCGGAGGTCAAGAGGGTTGGGCTAGGCGAGATAGGCTGGGTCATGTACTCGGAGTACATTCACAAGCTCTACGTGTCGGCCCTCCTCAGCTTCGTTAAGGTCGATGAGATCATTACGAGAGGGTTCAGGGTCGTAGTCCACACCGCGTACTCACCCGCCGACACTATAGTGCCCGATGTGTTGAAGGCGCTGGAAGTTGACTACGTCCTCCTACACAACGTCAAGGCCAAGGCTTACGAGTCGATGTACCCGTTCACTAAAGAGCTCGAGAGGGTTGCTGACATTGTCAGAGCCACGGAGGCCGAGATAGGCGTTGTAGTGAACAACGACGCCTCCTCGCTCGTAGTCCTGGACGAGAAGGGTAGGATACTGCTTCCAGAGGAGCTGATGTTACTGATAACGCTCAACGCTCCCAGGGGCTCGCAAATCGTAGCAGAGGCTAGAGTGCCGGGCGTCTTCAAAGAGCTCCTCGCCTCGAGAGAAGTGCTGGTGGCGGAGGTCGGTAGTGAGGAGAATTTGATAGACGCGATGTACAAGACGAGGCCTTTTATAGCGCTCAGGCACACGGGTCACTTCGCCGTCCCCCTCTTTAGCCTGGGCTACGACGCCCTCATAACACTCGTTAAACTCCTCGAGTCTCTCGCCTTCGCGAAAATGAGGCCATCGGCTCTAGTAGACAAGTACAGGTCGAGGGCCTATGTAGAGGTAGGCAGGGTGAAGGCGGAGGAGGTCGGGGCAGCGAAAAAGGGGCTTATGCCTACGATATACGGTTTCTCGGAGTACACGCGGGAGGGCCTACGTTACCTGGTTTTCAACCCAGACGACCAGACGTACTCGCTCCTGGAGCCCAGACTATAG
- a CDS encoding ATP-binding cassette domain-containing protein, with the protein MLRVEGLTASYGIDGNPVIKSAGIELGDGEVALVTGPSGSGKTTLVLAITGVLKHLLNGHVSGRVSLDGVNPLDPHGFRRVPLVTGVVLQDPDRQIAMPTPLDELVFTLENVGYETTVAVEKSRKVLEFFGLGAKANEHVENLSLGEKRRLTIASAVVHDPGLLILDEPTASLDPWGVKSVVDFVEKARRMGLSVLLVEHKPLFFRDLTDKVYRIEKGVLVDSQPPSTGLPEQRPAGSREGGELVLEAEDLVVGYGEPVLRTDSISVGRGEVVVVAGPNGSGKTTLLKTIAGFLKPISYKKIKVKRAFYVPQHPDFTFIHRTVEGELRDAARSVAFGELASMYPWFDQVRRRNPFTLSHGQRRWLANLVAYGYSRDLILLDEPSTGLDDVMFGELARAVRALAERGAGLLVSTHDPRLLLELADRAYFVDGGRLREVDPVWLGLEMLRAAGVRLG; encoded by the coding sequence ATGCTGAGAGTAGAGGGCCTCACAGCAAGTTACGGTATCGATGGTAACCCGGTGATCAAGAGCGCGGGAATAGAGCTGGGAGACGGGGAGGTCGCCCTGGTCACCGGCCCCTCTGGCTCGGGCAAGACGACGCTAGTACTCGCGATCACCGGCGTGTTAAAGCACCTCCTCAACGGCCACGTTTCGGGCAGGGTCTCGCTAGACGGAGTTAACCCGCTGGACCCGCACGGCTTCCGGAGAGTCCCCTTGGTGACCGGCGTGGTGTTGCAGGACCCCGACAGGCAGATCGCGATGCCCACACCGCTCGACGAGCTCGTCTTCACACTCGAGAACGTGGGTTACGAGACCACGGTGGCGGTCGAGAAGAGTAGGAAGGTGCTGGAGTTCTTCGGCCTCGGCGCGAAGGCAAACGAGCACGTCGAAAACCTCTCACTCGGCGAGAAGAGGAGGCTAACGATCGCCTCGGCGGTTGTGCACGACCCGGGCCTCTTGATACTCGACGAGCCCACCGCCAGCCTAGACCCGTGGGGGGTCAAGAGCGTGGTGGACTTCGTCGAAAAGGCTAGGAGGATGGGGCTCTCAGTCCTTCTAGTCGAGCACAAACCCCTGTTTTTCCGGGACTTGACCGACAAGGTCTACAGAATTGAGAAGGGCGTGTTGGTGGACTCCCAACCGCCTTCAACAGGCCTACCTGAACAGCGGCCAGCGGGAAGCAGGGAGGGCGGTGAACTAGTCCTCGAGGCTGAAGACCTGGTCGTCGGATACGGTGAGCCCGTACTGAGAACGGACAGTATCAGTGTGGGCAGGGGAGAGGTGGTCGTGGTCGCTGGCCCGAACGGGTCGGGTAAAACCACGTTGCTGAAGACCATAGCCGGGTTCCTCAAGCCTATCTCCTACAAGAAGATAAAGGTTAAGAGGGCCTTCTACGTTCCCCAGCACCCCGACTTCACGTTCATACACAGGACTGTCGAGGGCGAGCTGAGGGACGCGGCGAGGTCCGTGGCATTCGGTGAGCTCGCCTCCATGTACCCGTGGTTCGACCAGGTCAGACGCAGGAACCCGTTCACCCTGAGCCACGGTCAGCGGAGGTGGCTCGCCAACCTCGTCGCCTACGGGTACTCCAGGGACTTGATTCTCCTGGACGAGCCCAGTACAGGCCTAGACGACGTGATGTTCGGCGAGCTTGCGAGGGCTGTGAGGGCGCTGGCCGAGAGGGGTGCTGGGCTACTGGTCTCGACTCACGACCCGAGGCTACTCCTGGAGCTGGCCGACAGGGCGTACTTCGTGGATGGGGGGCGTTTGAGAGAGGTCGACCCGGTCTGGCTCGGGCTGGAAATGCTGAGGGCGGCGGGTGTGAGGCTTGGCTAG
- a CDS encoding energy-coupling factor transporter transmembrane component T: MARPSASLGFLIALGLSLAAFVLENEAVLLALSLACLAASFKRLRRVYWVYALYAVGLTGVFVNAVLFNNTGSTVFHLLGYPVRSGAVEGFVRVSLRLLLIAAAGSWFITSYTPVEVARGLERELGVPKGVAYAVAYAFRLMPLVARDYREVEFVRKERGKRAVPVTPGDLASIITPLLRIGYERALWTGISMELRGFSLRRVKREFRLLYR; the protein is encoded by the coding sequence TTGGCTAGGCCTTCTGCATCCCTCGGCTTCCTGATAGCCCTCGGGCTGTCTCTTGCGGCCTTCGTTCTCGAGAACGAGGCCGTCCTGCTCGCCCTGTCACTGGCCTGTTTAGCCGCCTCGTTTAAGAGGCTGAGGAGGGTCTACTGGGTTTACGCCCTGTACGCTGTCGGGTTGACCGGCGTGTTCGTGAACGCGGTCTTGTTCAACAACACGGGGAGCACTGTATTCCACCTCCTCGGCTACCCGGTGAGGAGCGGCGCAGTAGAGGGCTTCGTGAGGGTGTCGCTCAGGCTCCTCCTCATAGCAGCCGCCGGCTCCTGGTTCATCACTAGCTACACGCCGGTCGAGGTGGCGAGGGGGCTCGAGAGGGAGCTGGGAGTCCCCAAAGGGGTCGCATACGCGGTAGCCTACGCTTTCAGGCTCATGCCCCTCGTTGCGAGGGACTACAGAGAGGTCGAGTTCGTGAGGAAGGAGAGGGGGAAGAGGGCCGTCCCGGTCACCCCCGGTGACCTGGCAAGCATAATAACCCCACTCCTGCGAATAGGCTACGAGAGGGCGTTGTGGACGGGTATCTCAATGGAGTTACGGGGCTTCAGTCTGAGGAGGGTCAAGCGGGAGTTCAGGCTCCTATACCGCTGA